In a single window of the Jaculus jaculus isolate mJacJac1 chromosome 9, mJacJac1.mat.Y.cur, whole genome shotgun sequence genome:
- the LOC123463492 gene encoding keratin-associated protein 4-2-like isoform X2 → MCNSCCGSVCSEQGCGQEACCQPSCMQTTCCRTTCCRPQCCISSCCRPTCCRPQCCISSCCRPTCCRPQCCISSCCRPTCCRPQCCISSCCRPTCCRPHCCRPTCCRPQCCISSCCRPTCCRPQCCISSCCRPTCSSCSCC, encoded by the exons ATGTGCAACTCCTGTTGTGGCTCCGTCTGCTCTGAGCAGGGCTGTGGCCAGGAGGCCTGCTGCCAGCCCAGCTGCATGCAGACCACCTGCTGCAGGACCACCTGCTGCAGACCCcagtgctgcatctccagctgctgccgccccacctgctgcaggccccagtgctgcatctccagctgctgccgccccacctgctgcagaccccagtgctgcatctccagctgctgccgccccacctgctgcaggccccagtgctgcatctccagctgctgccgccccacctgctgcaggcccca ctgctgccgccccacctgctgcagaccccagtgctgcatctccagctgctgccgccccacctgctgcagaccccagtgctgcatctccagctgctgccgccccaCCTGCTCTAGCTGTTCTTGCTGCTGA
- the LOC105943827 gene encoding keratin-associated protein 4-6-like isoform X2: MVNSCCGSVCSEQSCGQEACCQPSCMQTTCCRTTCCRPSCCVSSCCRPQSCISSCCRPQCCISSCCRPQSCISSCCRPQCCISSCCRPQCCISSCCRPQSCQSVCCQPTCCRPSCCRPSCCISSCCQPSCGGSSCCRPCCCRPCCCRPCCCRPCCCLRPVCGQVSCHTTCYRPTCVISTCPRPMCCAVPCPCC, translated from the coding sequence ATGGTCAACTCCTGTTGTGGCTCCGTCTGCTCTGAGCAAAGCTGTGGCCAGGAGGCCTGCTGCCAGCCCAGCTGCATGCAGACCACCTGCTGCAGGACCACCTGCTGCCGCCCCAGCTGCTGCGTgtccagctgctgcaggccccagagctgcatctccagctgctgcagaccccagtgctgcatctccagctgctgcaggccccagagctgcatctccagctgctgcagaccccagtgctgcatctccagctgctgcagaccccagtgctgcatctccagctgctgcaggccccAGAGCTGCCAATCTGTGTGCTGCCAGCCCACCTGCTGCCGCCCCTCCTGCTGCCGCCCCAGctgctgcatctccagctgctgccagcccTCCTGTGGTggctccagctgctgccgccCCTGCTGCTGCCGCCCCTGCTGCTGCCGCCCCTGCTGCTGCCGCCCCTGCTGCTGCCTGCGTCCAGTGTGCGGCCAGGTCTCCTGCCACACCACTTGCTACCGCCCAACCTGCGTCATCTCCACCTGCCCCCGCCCCATGTGCTGCGCCGTCCCTTGCCCTTGCTGCTGA
- the LOC123463491 gene encoding keratin-associated protein 4-2-like isoform X2: MCNSCCGSVCSEQGCGQEACCQPSCMQTTCCRTTCCRPSCCVSSCCRPSCCMSSCCRPQSCQSVCCQPTCCRPSCCISSCCRPTCCRPQCCISSCCRPTCCRPHCCRPTCCRPQCCISSCCRPTCCRPQCCISSCCRPTCSSCSCC, from the exons ATGTGCAACTCCTGTTGTGGCTCCGTCTGCTCTGAGCAGGGCTGTGGCCAGGAGGCCTGCTGCCAGCCCAGCTGCATGCAGACCACCTGCTGCAGGACCACCTGCTGCCGCCCCAGCTGCTGCGTGtccagctgctgccgccccaGCTGCTGCATgtccagctgctgcaggccccAGAGCTGCCAGTCTGTGTGCTGCCAGCCCACCTGCTGCCGCCCCAGCTGCTGCATCTCCAGCTGTTGCCGCCCCACCTGCTGCAGACCCcagtgctgcatctccagctgctgccgccccacctgctgcagacccca ctgctgccgccccacctgctgcagaccccagtgctgcatctccagctgctgccgccccacctgctgcagaccccagtgctgcatctccagctgctgccgccccaCCTGCTCTAGCTGTTCTTGCTGCTGA
- the LOC123453239 gene encoding keratin-associated protein 4-2-like has product MCNSCCGSVCSEQGCGQETCCQPSCMQTTCCRTTCCRPSCCVSSCCRPQSCQSVCCQPTCCRPSCCISSCCRPTCCRPQCCISSCCRPTCCRPQCCISSCCRPTCCRPQCCISSCCRPTCCRPQCCISSCCRPTCCRPHCCISSCCRPTCCRPQCCISSCCRPTCCRPQCCISSCCRPQCCISSCCRPQCCISSCCRPTCSSSSCC; this is encoded by the coding sequence ATGTGCAACTCCTGTTGTGGCTCCGTCTGCTCTGAGCAGGGCTGTGGCCAGGAGACCTGCTGCCAGCCCAGCTGCATGCAGACCACCTGCTGCAGGACCACCTGCTGCCGCCCCAGCTGCTGCGTgtccagctgctgcaggccccAGAGCTGCCAGTCTGTGTGCTGCCAGCCCACCTGCTGCCGCCCCAGCTGCTGCATCTCCAGCTGTTGCCGCCCCACCTGCTGCAGACCCcagtgctgcatctccagctgctgccgccccacctgctgcagaccccagtgctgcatctccagctgctgccgccccacctgctgcaggccccagtgctgcatctccagctgctgccgccccacctgctgcaggccccagtgctgcatctccagctgctgccgccccaCCTGCTGCAGACCCCActgctgcatctccagctgctgccgccccacctgctgcagaccccagtgctgcatctccagctgctgccgccccacctgctgcaggccccagtgctgcatctccagctgctgcaggccccagtgttgcatctccagctgctgcagaccccagtgctgcatctccagctgctgccgccccaCCTGCTCTAGTTCTTCCTGCTGCTGA
- the LOC123463491 gene encoding keratin-associated protein 4-2-like isoform X1 produces MCNSCCGSVCSEQGCGQEACCQPSCMQTTCCRTTCCRPSCCVSSCCRPSCCMSSCCRPQSCQSVCCQPTCCRPSCCISSCCRPTCCRPQCCISSCCRPTCCRPQCCISSCCRPTCCRPQCCISSCCRPTCCRPQCCISSCCRPTCCRPTCCRPQCCISSCCRPTCCRPQCCISSCCRPTCCRPQCCISSCCRPTCSSCSCC; encoded by the exons ATGTGCAACTCCTGTTGTGGCTCCGTCTGCTCTGAGCAGGGCTGTGGCCAGGAGGCCTGCTGCCAGCCCAGCTGCATGCAGACCACCTGCTGCAGGACCACCTGCTGCCGCCCCAGCTGCTGCGTGtccagctgctgccgccccaGCTGCTGCATgtccagctgctgcaggccccAGAGCTGCCAGTCTGTGTGCTGCCAGCCCACCTGCTGCCGCCCCAGCTGCTGCATCTCCAGCTGTTGCCGCCCCACCTGCTGCAGACCCcagtgctgcatctccagctgctgccgccccacctgctgcagaccccagtgctgcatctccagctgctgccgccccacctgctgcaggccccagtgctgcatctccagctgctgccgccccacctgctgcaggccccagtgctgcatctccagctgctgccgccccacctgctgcaga CCCACCTGCTGCAGACCCcagtgctgcatctccagctgctgccgccccacctgctgcagaccccagtgctgcatctccagctgctgccgccccacctgctgcagaccccagtgctgcatctccagctgctgccgccccaCCTGCTCTAGCTGTTCTTGCTGCTGA
- the LOC123463492 gene encoding keratin-associated protein 4-2-like isoform X1, whose product MCNSCCGSVCSEQGCGQEACCQPSCMQTTCCRTTCCRPQCCISSCCRPTCCRPQCCISSCCRPTCCRPQCCISSCCRPTCCRPQCCISSCCRPTCCRPQCCISSCCPPTCCRPQCCISSCCRPTCCRPQCCISSCCRPTCCRPQCCISSCCRPTCCRPQCCISSCCRPTCSSCSCC is encoded by the coding sequence ATGTGCAACTCCTGTTGTGGCTCCGTCTGCTCTGAGCAGGGCTGTGGCCAGGAGGCCTGCTGCCAGCCCAGCTGCATGCAGACCACCTGCTGCAGGACCACCTGCTGCAGACCCcagtgctgcatctccagctgctgccgccccacctgctgcaggccccagtgctgcatctccagctgctgccgccccacctgctgcagaccccagtgctgcatctccagctgctgccgccccacctgctgcaggccccagtgctgcatctccagctgctgccgccccacctgctgcaggccccagtgctgcatctccagctgctgccccCCCACCTGCTGCAGACCCcagtgctgcatctccagctgctgccgccccacctgctgcaggccccagtgctgcatctccagctgctgccgccccacctgctgcagaccccagtgctgcatctccagctgctgccgccccacctgctgcagaccccagtgctgcatctccagctgctgccgccccaCCTGCTCTAGCTGTTCTTGCTGCTGA